The Harpia harpyja isolate bHarHar1 chromosome 10, bHarHar1 primary haplotype, whole genome shotgun sequence genome includes a region encoding these proteins:
- the DKK1 gene encoding dickkopf-related protein 1, translating to MRGLVAVLAALSCAAPAGRAAAPAGALSSNAIKGPPPGGAAEASAAPAAPFDGSNKPPPAATRQPFPCAEDEDCGAEEFCGGAARGGGAPLCLACRRRRKRCLRDAMCCPGTTCSNGLCTPPEPVHGAAEMDEMGTEALPRRTPAPAWLPTAKGEEGDFCLRSSDCAAGLCCARHFWSKICKPVLREGQVCTRHRRKGTHGLEIFQRCQCAEGLACRLQREHGPADASRLHTCQRH from the exons ATGCGGGGGCTGGTGGCGGTGTTGGCGGCGCTGAGCtgcgcggccccggcggggcgggcggcggcgcccgcAGGCGCCCTCAGCTCCAACGCCATCAAgggaccccccccggggggaGCGGCCGAGGCcagcgccgcccccgccgcccccttcGACGGCAGCAAcaagccgccgccggccgccacCCGGCAG CCTTTCCCCTGCGCCGAGGACGAGGACTGCGGCGCCGAGGAGTTTTGCGGGGGGGCGGCCCGCGGCGGGGGTGCCCCGCTCTGCCTCGCCTGCCGGCGACGCCGCAAGCGCTGCCTCCGCGACGCCATGTGCTGCCCCGGCACGACCTGCAGCAACG gGCTCTGCACCCCCCCGGAGCCTGTCCACGGAGCCGCCGAGATGGACGAGATGGGCACTGAAGCTCTGCCCCGACGGACGCCCGCTCCCGCCTGGCTCCCCACTGCCAAAG GTGAGGAGGGGGACTTCTGCCTGCGCTCGTCGGACTGCGCAGCCGGGCTCTGCTGCGCCCGTCACTTCTGGTCCAAAATCTGCAAGCCGGTGCTGCGGGAAGGGCAGGTGTGTACCCGGCACCGGCGGAAAGGCACCCACGGCCTGGAGATCTTCCAGCGGTGCCAGTGCGCCGAGGGGCTGGCGTGCCGCCTCCAGCGAGAGCACGGCCCCGCCGATGCCTCCCGCCTGCACACCTGCCAGCGGCACTGA